From Bdellovibrio sp. KM01:
ACACGGTGACGGTCACAACCTATGTGGGACCTAAGACCACTGTTTATCGTGTGAATTGTGCGAAAGACAATTTAGGTCAGGTCATTGGAGCTCAAGGGAAAACAATCATGGGCTTGCGGGCCGTTGTTCATGCCATGACAGCACGAAATGGAATCCGTTCTATTGTGGAGATTCCAGTATAGGCGGCAGGAGTGACAAGAAATTCTTTGATCATTTTAGTGGTGGCCTTGGTGATCGGCTTTGGAGTCTGGTTTACCAAATTTGGCCAAGAACTAAAAAGAACACAAGAAATCGTCAACGAAAAGAATGACGACACTCAACGCCTTTTACGTCGTCGTACCGCAGCCGTGACGGAACAGCCGGCCGTCGATACTTCCCTTCGCAAAGCTCAGTTGCAAAAAGAGATTCAGGATCTTTCCACGCAGCTATATCAAGAGAACCAAAAACTCGATTCTCAACGCAAATATCTGGATGATATCAGAAATAAAACCAATCCGGATCGCGTTGAGTTGAACTATCGCAACCAAATCAGCACAGCAAATCAAGAGATCCAGTCTTTGACAGACTTACTTCGGGGAGATCAATTCGTTGAGGCGGAAATTCAGCGCGAGGTCCAGCGCATTTCTACGGAAACAAGTACCGCAGCAAAGTTTTACACTGACCAAATGGATAAAAATATCAAAGATCAAGAGGCTATCATTCGTAGAACTCAAGAGGATCTCGAGTATTGGACAGGTAATTTAAATTATATGACCTTGCGCGATCAAAATGTCAGGATCTTGCAGCAACAGCTCGCCGCCCAAAACCAACAATTGCAGGATATGAAGGTTCAAAGACTGCAAATTTCGGCACAAGCTTTGGAGCAAACCCAAAACGCCCAAGCTCAAGCCCGCCAAATTGCCTCTGAAAATGCAGAGGCCCGCGCTGATATTCAAGATCAAATAGACTCTTTGCGTGATCAGATTCAAAGACTGGAGTACGCCTATAGACAAACTCGGTATGGGCAAATGTCTGCGCAGTCCCAAGTCAATCAGGCGGAAAGAAACTTACAGGGCCAGCAGGAAGTGATTCGCTCCATCCAAGAGCTCTTGCGGGAAAAACAAAGCGAATTTAATCAGCTTCAGTAGACCTTGTACTAAAACTGGTACATCATGATTTCATGAAAAATAAAAAAACAGCCATTATTCTTTTCGTGATTATCATCATCGTGATTGTTCTCGCTGTCATTTTCTTTCCGAAAAAAACGGGGACTGAGGCGGGGGAGCCGGGTGCAACAGTTGATTCGATACAGCCGCCGGTTATACCAGAAAATAGAGTCACCCGCGTTCAGCTGCCTCAGGGAACAGATCAAGTGATTTATCACGATGAGGCTCAACCCGAAAAACCAGTGATTACTTTGAATGCAGGTAATTTTGAAAGCTTTGTTCTGAAGTGCTTTAAAGGAGAAAATTGCGTTTTGGGCGATGATCCCATGAAGATGTATCAGGACTTTAAGGCGGCTGGAAATAATCGGGCGATCGATAGTTTGATCTCGTTTTTACGTTCTAAATTAAGAAAGCCTGAATTCAAAGATCAGTACAAAGATATCGTAAAAAAGATGATAGAAGACTTTTACCCACCCGAAGAAAAGCAATTCCAGGAAGCTGCCTATTACAATTACCTGGGTGATTTAAATAAGTCTTTGGAATTGTATTTGGATCTAAAAGAAAAAGCAAAATTGAATCCGAAGCTTCACGAGGGATCCAACCTGAATATCGCAAGTACGTACTATGATTTAAGAAGGTATTCCGAGGCGCAACCATACTATGAGGCCGCATTGGTGGATTTTACCTCCGGCAAACTGAAGGCCGATCCAGATCCAACACCATTTATTGAAGAGCGTATCTCTGAAATTAAAGCGCGACTTTATCACACGCAATAATACCTTTATTTAAAAAGTAAGATATCCTGGCGCAAAGACTCTTGAAGTAAAGGTCGTAAAGTTTCCAAGGATTTGATTCCGGTAAAAACGACCTCGAATTCAAGATCGATTTTGCCGTGCCATAATTCATTGTGGGCAACCACATCGTAGGTATTGATCTCGACTTCACCACGGCGATAGGCACTCAGAAGCTGTTCCTTGGAATAAGGAATCAAATACGGTTCCTGCTTCTGAAACTTAAAATAGTTAACCGCAAAGTGAGTCCTGGCGCCAAAAGGGCCTGTTTGAATGGGTTTGCCATCCACCCATTGCTCGCGCTCCGTCTGGTTCATGACTCGGGAAAGATGAATTTGATCGGGGAGACTGGAAATAAAAATCTCACCTTGGTCCACTGTTTTAATCGCACCCGTTTCATCTATATAAGAGGCCTTGAATCTGCGAATGATGGGATCATTGGAAATCCCATCACGGAACTGAAAAGATCTATCTATGAAAGCGGCATATCCATTCGAACGAATTTGTTCAAACTCGATATCTCCATCGTGTTTGTTAATAAGCTTAACGATAAAAAGACCATAGCCATCGACTAAATTGCCTGGCATCAATTTAACGTCGGCAACGGTGAAATCAGTCATGTGAACTTTGTTGTAAGCGCGGCCTTTTTCAATGGTGCGGGAATTTTCATGTAAAACAACCTCGGCCAATTTGGCAATTTGCTGTTTGATTTGGGTGTTTTGTGCAGAGTTTTCAGAGAGGTTTTTACTGATCATGCGTTTATAAAACACACGCGGAACGCTCGTAACTTCTTCAGCAAAGACGTATTCGCAGCTATGGGCGCCATGGGCATGGAACGGCAATACAGCCGTAAACAGTATGAACAGCCATAGCGAAGCTTTAAGGTTTAAACCATCATAAATCCGTCGAATACTCATAGTAATGAAGTATTGCAATCAAAGGACCAAGCCTTAAAAACGTCATTTGTCGACAGTGTTGCCATTGAATTCATTTAAAAACCTTTATACTCAGTTTGAGGTCGGCCTGATTCTGGCATTTCGTGGAGCAATGGCATTTGCAGGACGTCGAATGAAATATCTATTTCTTATTGCACTGGTTTTTACGACCTTTGTAAGCTCCATATCTCAGGCGCAATCGGCTCCGAAATGCCAAGCAGTCTTCAGTGATTCTGTAATTGGCAAAGTCACATCTGTAGAAGCTATTTCAGAAACAGTTATCAATAACGTCTTGATTGAAACCATCGAAGGCCATGGAAATATCACCAGTCGCTATTCTGTGAATCAATCTGAAGCATTGGAACTAGGCGAGAGATGGATGGGGCAAAAGTATTCCCAAATTGGCAAAGCTGGCAGCGGAGTTTTCGTAAGCGCTGATGGCAAAAGACGTTTTAGAATCGATAACAATTCGCTCTTAGGAAATCTCAGCCCACATAAACCCCATGTTCATTTGGAACTTGTGAATCCAATCACTCAGATCGTTATTTCAAATAACCATATCATGTTAAAGTAGTTGATTTTCGAGGTTAAAGCGGGTCTGGAAGGATACCTATAAAAGCTTCTGATAAGTTATATTATGTAACGTTATGTATGTATCTGGTTTGATTAGAGGGCTTCTTTAAGGATTAAATCGCATATATTTGATCTGATATTTGGTGGGATTTGGATTCATTTCAGCGATCAGATCCATTGAAACTCCCCATTCTGGCTGATTTAATGAATCGATCTTCGCTGATTATTTAAGCCTATATTTCTGCTGTTTAAACTCAATCTTTTAATAATTTTAAACCTTCAAGCTCGACCTAAAATCAACATCCCTGAATTCATCGTTTAAAAGACCACCTTTAAACAGTCCTTTTTAAGGGTCTATTGATATGCACTAATTCTTAATCGTTTAATTAAAGCCAAATACGCATCAAAAACCTTACTTATTTGATGGTCCTTTTGAAGGTTTTAAAACGAACCATTTAAATGCATCAATTTAGGTAGATATTTCGATGTAAATTCGATGCATTTTAAAGCTTCTGAATTTGGATCAAAAATCGATATGCTTAAAACTTGGTTTAAACACATAAAATCGAATCTAAATTGAGATTCGAAATATAAAATCTGATTTCAAACATCCAAATCAAATTCAAAGAATAGATTTTACCGCAGATCAATTTCGAATCATTTCTTTATTGAATCTGATTGGAATGAGGGAAAAATTAACGAGCAAAATCAGAGAGATTAAACTTGAAATCAGAGTCCTGATTTAAGGCCTGGACCCTGATATAAAGACGTTTTAAAGAAAATATCATTATGTTTCAATGGTTATCTGAAAATACGTGAACACAATGGCGCAGATATTGGATTATTTGGCAGGAAATTTTCCATAAACTTATATCCATCGCGTTTAAAATAGAATTTAAACACGGATTTCTTGGCTGCGCGATCTGTCCAAATTGTCACATTGGTATTTGTCTTTTCTGCGACAGTTTCTAAAAAGGCTTCCATCGTGTCATTGTTTGTTTGTCCAATAAAAGGACCTTCTTTATAAGCAACAACCTCATCAGGAAAGATAACTAATGGTGCCAGCAATTCGATTTCACCAGGATATTCCGACATGATATTTGGGAATAAACGACGACTGTCAATTCTTACGGCCAAAGTCCCGCCGTTAGGAATGTGTTTCATCTTGCCCTTATCATCGAGAATCTTTTTTCTACCCACGAACTTTGTGGCCACCCAAGGATCATAGGTAAACGACAGGAAGCTTGAACTTCTTGGTTCATGCGCATGGTTCGTCATTTGATCTGAAATTCCGACTACGGTCGCACCCGATTTGTACTTTTCAACAGCGATATCGCCATTCTGTAAGCGATTCGCTGAAAGAGATCTTAAACGTCTGGTATAGCTGCCTTGGTTCTTGGTTAAAACCGTCGACATAAAAGCCACGCGACTTTCACCATCAGGCATGTTTATACGTTGAATTTTATCAGTCGCATAATCAACACCGCGAAACGCCACTGTTGATTTTGTTAAATCAGGATGACGAATAGCTTCTAGCCACAAATTCCAGGCACTGGATTCTGATGGAGACATTGAAGCCCAAGGTAGGAAATCAGAAATCATTTGCGCGACGGCCGGGCGATCATTTTTCAAAATTAAATCATTCAACTTATCAGCTTGAGATTCCCATTGTTCCAAGGTCTTGGTCTCAGATCTCCAGGTATCCGTTGATTTTTTCTGTAAGCGTTCAGATTTCAAAGCCAATTGATCCAATTCTTGTGCTTGTTTTGCGGAATCCTGAATCAAGCTTGGCAAAAGCCTTTGAATTCGACCCGATGTCTTAGTGATTTGCTCCAAAAACTCCGCCGTGGGTTGAGCAAAGGACGACTTTAACAGATCATTTTCAATATGAGCCAGACGGGCACGAGCGGCCAGACTCCCCTTTTCACTATTAAACTGTAATTCAGCCCAGGTGTGTGGTGAATCGAAAATCAATTTATCAAATTCACGGTCTGCTACACGAATATCTGCGCCTAAATCAAAATGACTCAGACGCGTGAATAACAAAAGGTTTTTAAATAGCAATTCAGGCTTTTTTTCGACTGTTTCATCGTATTGAAGACGAATGGTAATGCCATCAGAACCATAACTAGAAACGATTCGACTGTGGCTTTCATTATCGATCAATGGAACTTTTTCGATAGCTGTGACAGCGGCTTCGCGAAGTTCCAGTTGATTTTCATATATGCCACCACCATGTTTTCGGCTCATATTATCGCCAATTAAGAATGCTAGCTTACGAATGCTTTCATCAAACGACAGTTCCTGCGGAGGACCTGCAAAAGTGAAATTATGTATCAAAAGGATCGCAAGGACTACATAAACACGGATGAACATCTTGGTGCTCCCATAGATCCAGTAAGTTCTTTCAGTCGATAATTACCAGAGATATCTATCTCTAAGCCAAAGCCAGACTTGGCTAGAACATCACGATACACTTCAAATAGAACATCTGAACTCAAAGTCGAAACTGAACGGCCTATAGAAGCCGCGGGATCTTTTGCATCAACCACACGAATATCAAAGTACTTTTTCATAAAGTCCAAACTGGTCGGATTGATGTAAGCTTTTAACTGTTCCGCGCTCATTCCATCTGGAGCAATCACGAAAACTGTAGATTTCACTTTGGGATTGAAAGTACCCTTCATTATGTCTTCGCTGAAAACTTTTAAAGACTGTCCGCGAGGCAAAGCCTTTTGTGTATTTGCCAGTAAACTTCCGAGACTCTTCATCGAGAAGTCAAAATCAGCTCGTTTGAAATTTGGTTGCTTCATGATTGCAGTTAAATCTGATTCCGCCGTGAATCCAGCACGCATAGCTGTTTGTGCCATTTGGAATACTGAGATCGCATCACGGCTTGGGCTTAGCTCTGTTAGCTTGCGGAACAAGGCCTTAAATCGTGCATTTTGTGGAATCGGTTCATAGTTAGAAACAGGGGCACGAATTCCATTTTGAACGAAAAGGTTTTCTAAAAGCTTCAATTGATTGCGCTTACGTCGTGAAGATGATTGCGCAGCATGAGCCAAAGTCTCGTTCTCAGACCCTACAACGTCTGAAATCAAAAAATAAGTTTCTAGTTTCGTTTGTTCACCCATGATCTCGCGCAAATAACCTGTTTCAACCTCAACAATATCGAATCCAGCAGCCGTTTTTTTAAGCCAGGCCTCTGTTTCTTCAAAAGGTGTGTGAACTTGCCCCACAACTGCCACGCGGTCTTGGGGTGTTGGTGCAAGATGACCCTGAGTAAAAGCTAGTTTTTTTCCGGAATGAGTTTGCACGACTCCACCACGGATGACATCCCCGACCTTAATACCTTTATTGGCCATAGCACCGGCCGTACCAATATAGACGATGTCCTTATGACCTGTGTCTTTCAAAGCTTGAGCGATTGGAACGATTTCATCTCCCCAGACCGCAGAAAACACACGCCAACGTTTAATCTGACCGTTTGAATCTTCCAATAAATAGTCACTGAACTCGTGGCTGGCTTGTTCTGACGTAAACTGAGCATACGAACGTGAAATACTATCGCCGTATTTTTCATAGACGTTTTCAATTTTGATACCGCTATTGTTAATAGCATCTAATTGAAAAGAAGATTCCTTCATCGCTCGCTGAGCCATGCCATTAAACTTAGATACTTGTGATGGTTTATCAACACCCATCGTTTTAAGCAGCTCAGAAGACTGAGTTTTAACGATATCCAGCATCCCAGCATCTCTGATAGCCGTTTCAAAGGCGCCTTTTTGACCGATTAAAACCTTATCTGCAACAGGTAGATTTTTGAAAATGTCTTTTAAGATGGCAGTCTGTTTTTCATGGAAACGATCCGCATCACCATAGACAGTGACCTGGCCTTTTTTTGAAGCAAATGTTTTACCATCAAACTTAAGGGCCTTGATTTGATCCACAAAGTGTAAAATACGATCAGCACCGGAGATCAAATTCACCATATAAAAGTGCTTTTGAGTCTTGGGATTAAAAGCCAAATAAATCTTATTATAGTTTCTTGCCATGGGTTTGATCTCTTTCACAATTTCAAAACCATTTCTTTCCACGGTTTCAGTGAAGTCGCGTTGATCACCAATAATGAATGAAATATTGCGCTCGTTAATGATCGCGTCCCAAACGAAAGCACGGGTTGTTTTTTCAGAAATGTATCTTTCAACGTCCATCAGGTATTTTGATTCAAGACGTTCTTCTGGAATATCATTTAGGGGAGCATCCGCAAAATCCAAAGCCAATGGCTTTACGCCTTTAAACGCTTTTGGAGAGTCAGAAACAAATTTGGTCGCAAGTTTGTTTTTAAAGAAATTATAATCCCATTTAAAATCTGCCGCGGTGGCTTTAAGTCCTGGAGCTTTCGTATTTACGATAGATAAAATCAATCCATCCCAATGAGCCGGGGTATTTAAAACCTTTGCATCTGATGTCGCCTTATAGATGTCTTCAGGAGTGATTGAATAAAGAGCTTTCACCAAGCTTGGATCGCGCTTGTTACTTAAAAAATCAGCTAGATTTAAGATGTAGAACTGAAGGCGATCTACCGCTAACAATCTATCCACAGATTCAACGACGGCAGCATCTCGCGCTGAATCTGCAAAGGCCTGAACCCCGATATTGAATATAAATAGCAATACGAATAAAAAGCGCACACGACACCTCAACGTGTTCCAGGTGCAAAACAGATGCGCAGTTAAGTATTTGATTTCATGTGATTTACAGGGGGAACTGAACACTCCCCGCGTGGATTGTCATCTAGGCGTATACAGAGCGTACGTCTCAGAATGAGACGGGGAGTCTATTCCCCTATTCTGCCGTCCACTCTTTAAAGCCAGCTTTTTGAGCGGTCGCTAGATCTTTGCGATCAATTTCATAAACGTTGCAGTTACCCGTAGGGCTACCGCAAAGTTGAATGCGCATCATGCCGTCATTTGCA
This genomic window contains:
- a CDS encoding tetratricopeptide repeat protein encodes the protein MKNKKTAIILFVIIIIVIVLAVIFFPKKTGTEAGEPGATVDSIQPPVIPENRVTRVQLPQGTDQVIYHDEAQPEKPVITLNAGNFESFVLKCFKGENCVLGDDPMKMYQDFKAAGNNRAIDSLISFLRSKLRKPEFKDQYKDIVKKMIEDFYPPEEKQFQEAAYYNYLGDLNKSLELYLDLKEKAKLNPKLHEGSNLNIASTYYDLRRYSEAQPYYEAALVDFTSGKLKADPDPTPFIEERISEIKARLYHTQ
- a CDS encoding KH domain-containing protein, with the protein product MNDMESYKGFKEENRIKGDDINADEYREEIRQLIEKVVRFLVDQPDTVTVTTYVGPKTTVYRVNCAKDNLGQVIGAQGKTIMGLRAVVHAMTARNGIRSIVEIPV